The following coding sequences lie in one Saimiri boliviensis isolate mSaiBol1 chromosome 6, mSaiBol1.pri, whole genome shotgun sequence genomic window:
- the LOC101033642 gene encoding olfactory receptor 51I2-like has protein sequence MGGLGTNISSTTSFTLTGFPQMKGLEHWLAALLLLLYAISFLGNILILYIIKEEQSLHQPMYYFLCLLSVNDLGVSFSTLPTVLVTVCFHTPEMTFDACLAQMFFIHFFSWTESGILLSMSFDRYVAICNPLRYSTVLTDAHVVHMGMFIIVRSFCMVFPLPFLLKRLSFCKANVLSHAYCLHPDLIRLPCGDITVSYIYGLFIVLFSFGLDSALILLSYVLILHSVLAIASREERLKTLNTCVSHMCAVLIFYVPMVCVSMVARYGRHAPWYVHTLMSLIYLFVPPMLNPVIYSIKTKQIHRRICKILLATRI, from the coding sequence ATGGGAGGGCTTGGGACTAACATCTCAAGTACTACCAGCTTCACCCTAACAGGCTTCCCGCAGATGAAGGGTCTGGAGCACTGGCTGGCTgcccttctgctgctgctttatgcTATTTCCTTCCTGGGCAACATCCTAATCCTCTATATCATCAAGGAAGAGCAGAGCTTGCATCAGCCAATGTACTACTTCTTGTGTCTTTTGTCTGTTAATGACCTGGGTGTATCATTTTCTACACTGCCTACTGTACTGGTTACTGTGTGTTTTCATACCCCAGAGATGACTTTTGATGCCTGCCTGGCCCAGATGTTCTTCATCCACTTTTTCTCCTGGACAGAGTCTGGCATCCTGCTGTCCATGAGTTTTGACCGCTATGTGGCCATCTGTAACCCGCTGCGCTATTCCACAGTGCTCACTGATGCCCATGTGGTGCATATGGGCATGTTCATTATTGTCCGCAGCTTCTGCATGGTTTTCCCACTGCCTTTTCTGCTGAAGAGATTATCCTTCTGCAAGGCCAACGTACTCTCCCATGCCTACTGCCTGCATCCAGATCTGATCCGCCTGCCCTGTGGTGACATCACCGTCAGTTATATCTATGGTCTATTCATTGTCCTTTTTTCCTTTGGCCTGGATTCTGCCCTCATTCTCCTCTCCTATGTGCTCATACTCCACTCTGTACTTGCCATCGCCTCCCGGGAGGAGCGATTAAAGACTCTTAACACCTGTGTGTCACACATGTGTGCTGTGCTCATCTTTTATGTGCCTATGGTGTGTGTGTCCATGGTTGCTCGGTATGGGAGGCATGCCCCATGGTACGTACATACACTCATGTCCCTTATCTATCTCTTTGTGCCTCCGATGCTCAACCCTGTCATCTACTCCATTAAAACCAAACAGATTCATCGAAGGATTTGCAAAATACTACTGGCAACCAGGATTTGA